The proteins below come from a single Triticum aestivum cultivar Chinese Spring chromosome 5D, IWGSC CS RefSeq v2.1, whole genome shotgun sequence genomic window:
- the LOC123120927 gene encoding uncharacterized protein isoform X2: MAGFGGNCRLGAVLFFSAWITLAALNRLVRPAPNGCQMTYMYPTYIPIHAPNNVSSDRYGLFLYHEGWKEIDFDERVRKLDGVPVLFIPGNGGSYKQVRSFAAESSRAYQNGPLEPSFYREPSSAFELEDSSLPSQYGRILDWFTVDLEGEHSAMDGRILEEHTEYVVYAIHRILDQYKESHLARSKDGVRSTGNLPSSVMLVGHSMGGFVARAALVHPGLRKSAVETILTLSSPHQYPPVALQPSLGHFFSHVNEEWRNGYKKGVSHTSSPKLSNVVVVSISGGIHDYQIRSRLAALDGIVPSTHGFMVGSSSVKNVWLSMEHQSILWCNQLAVQVAHTLLSMIDPVDRQPFLSSQKRVFVFAKMLQSVVPQSLSWMNHVSGSQSSNFLASDTREAGELQRNDTLFCPPSVLWTSDGLEKDLHIQSNLVTVLAMDGRRRWLDIKKLGSNGRGHFVFVTNLAPCSGVRIHLWPEKHRSSIENEVPASKRIVEVTSKMVHIPAGPAPKQVEPGSQTEQPPPSAFLLLSPEDMNGYNFMTISVASRQTISGRPPPAASMAVGQFFNPVEGTSALSVGRIVHSSYSPEEIFLKEDHPMALTLSFSVSLGLLPVLFSLRTTGCGIKNIGDQIEADKNNLCKLRCFPPVALAWDSVSGIHIIPNIYSETVVVDSSPATWDSHQGAEKTTVLVLADPHCSYKVSLRASLGAATSRFFLLYSSEILGFMIAITLFGLMRQSLAWECDSSVPSILSAIETNLKPKPLMFLCFTPILLFLAFLFFTTQQNPRFGTFLFVTVVCYIVANGFTILVTLSSKLILYVAAILHVFAKRRWQSWEDGAHSPLVRQFLAFSFSFQSLKMIKNNTNIAVAFATITLVCFVHPAIGLGLLLLSHSFHAHSALCSFLGASFRNIAQKKDLYKSKMDNNPILQSKSKPDGLEQLLPMDDSPTAAKSFTDSQLEVFDCRHGIMILHLLATLMFVPSLIAWIQRIGVGQRFPWFVDSALCVGVILHGLLGSQPTASFISFKLPGRRGREVGMSFLYLIGGFYSFISSMALAPYRALYAMAIIGFICFASRILETRGKVRGDTSSRKRHWHRH, translated from the exons ATGGCTGGATTCGGCGGCAACTGCAGGCTGGGGGCCGTGCTCTTCTTCTCCGCCTGGATCACGCTCGCGGCCCTCAACAGGCTGGTGCGCCCGGCGCCCAACGGGTGCCAGATGACCTACATGTACCCGACCTACATCCCCATCCACGCCCCCAACAACGTCTCCTCCGACAGATACGGCCTGTTCCTGTACCACGAGGGGTGGAAGGAGATCGACTTCGACGAGCGCGTCCGCAAGCTTGACGGCGTGCCCGTGCTTTTCATCCCTGGCAACGGCGGGAGCTACAAGCAG GTTCGCTCATTTGCTGCAGAATCTTCTCGAGCATATCAAAACGGTCCACTTGAGCCCTCCTTTTATCGGGAACCATCTAGTGCATTTGAACTGGAAGATTCTTCCCTTCCATCACAATATGGCCGTATTCTGGATTGGTTTACTGTTGATCTTGAAGGAGAACACTCTGCAATGGATGGTCGCATACTTGAGGAGCATACTGAATATGTTGTCTATGCCATCCATAGG ATCCTTGATCAATACAAAGAATCTCATTTAGCACGATCGAAGGATGGTGTTCGTTCTACTGGTAACTTGCCATCTAGTGTTATGCTAGTTGGACATTCAATGGGTGGTTTTGTGGCTCGAGCAGCTCTTGTCCACCCGGGCTTAAGGAAATCAGCTGTTGAAACTATACTGACGCTCTCCAGCCCACACCA GTATCCTCCTGTTGCTCTGCAGCCGTCCTTGGGTCATTTTTTCTCCCATGTCAATGAAGAATGGAGAAACGGATACAAGAAAGGAGTATCACATACAAGCAGTCCAAAACTCTCAAATGTAGTAGTTGTCTCTATATCAGGCGGCATCCATGATTATCAG ATTAGGTCAAGGTTGGCCGCATTGGATGGCATTGTACCTTCTACTCATGGGTTTATGGTAGGGAGCTCCAGTGTGAAGAATGTTTGGCTATCCATGGAACATCAATCCATCCTCTGGTGCAATCAATTAGCTGTACAG GTCGCGCACACTCTTCTTAGCATGATAGATCCTGTGGATCGGCAGCCATTTTTGAGTTCACAAAAAAGAGTCTTTGTGTTTGCGAAAATGCTCCAGAGTGTAGTTCCCCAGTCTTTGAGTTGGATGAATCATGTTTCAGGTTCTCAATCTTCAAATTTTCTTGCGAGTGATACCAGGGAAGCCGGTG AATTGCAGCGAAATGATACACTTTTTTGCCCACCATCTGTTCTATGGACAAGTGATGGCCTTGAAAAGGACCTGCATATCCAGTCAAATTTGGTTACTGTTTTAGCGATGGATGGCAGGAGAAGATGGTTAGATATTAAAAAGCTG GGTTCAAATGGAAGAGGACACTTTGTTTTTGTCACAAATCTTGCTCCATGTTCTGGAGTCAGGATTCACTTGTGGCCAGAAAAGCATCGTTCGTCCATTGAAAATGAAGTACCTGCTAGCAAAAGGATAGTTGAAGTTACCTCAAAGATGGTCCATATCCCAGCAGGACCTGCACCAAAACAG GTAGAACCCGGGAGCCAAACTGAGCAACCGCCTCCTTCTGCCTTTCTTTTGCTGAGTCCAGAAGATATGAATGGTTACAATTTCATGACTATATCGGTGGCTTCGCGGCAG ACGATTTCAGGCAGACCTCCCCCAGCGGCTTCGATGGCAGTGGGGCAGTTCTTTAATCCAGTGGAAGGAACAAGTGCACTTTCTGTTGGCAGGATTGTCCACTCTAGCTATTCACCTGAA GAAATATTTTTGAAGGAGGATCACCCAATGGCTTTAACCCTGTCGTTTTCGGTCAGCCTTGGTCTTCTACCAGTTTTGTTCTCACTGAGAACTACTGGATGtggaataaaaaatattggtgaccAAATCGAAGCTGATAAAAACA ACCTTTGTAAATTACGGTGCTTCCCACCTGTTGCACTGGCTTGGGATTCTGTATCAGGCATACACATTATTCCGAATATCTATTCTGAAACTGTAGTGGTTGATTCGTCACCTGCTACTTGGGATTCACACCAAGGGGCAGAGAAAACTACTGTGCTAGTCCTG GCTGACCCGCATTGCTCATACAAAGTCAGTCTTCGCGCTTCGCTTGGTGCTGCAACTAGCAGATTCTTTTTGTTGTACTCATCCGAG ATTCTTGGTTTCATGATTGCCATAACACTGTTTGGCCTGATGCGACAATCGTTAGCATGGGAATGTGACTCTTCTGTGCCATCTATTTTGTCAGCTATTGAGACTAATCTGAAGCCAAAGCCGTTGATGTTCCTTTGTTTCACGCCAATACTTCTTTTCCTTGCCTTCTTATTTTTCACTACACAGCAAAACCCTCGATTTGGAACCTTCTTGTTTGTTACTGTGGTCTGCTACATAGTTGCCAATGGTTTCACCATTTTGGTAACACTAAGTTCGAAATTGATTCTGTATGTGGCTGCCATTCTACATGTCTTCGCCAAAAGACG CTGGCAATCTTGGGAGGACGGTGCTCATTCTCCACTTGTTCGCCAGTTCCTCGCTTTCTCGTTCTCATTTCAGTCTCTCAAG ATGATCAAGAACAATACAAATATAGCCGTAGCATTTGCTACAATTACTCTTGTCTGCTTCGTTCATCCAGCAATTGGTCTTGGTCTGTTACTTCTTTCACATTCCTTCCATGCCCATTCAGCCCTCTGCAG TTTCTTAGGAGCTTCGTTTCGTAACATCGCTCAGAAAAAGGACCTGTATaaatccaagatggataataatCCTATTCTACAATCCAAAAGTAAACCAGATGGGCTCGAGCAACTTCTGCCAATGGATGACAGCCCAACAGCTGCTAAAAGCTTTACTGACAGCCAGCTAGAAGTGTTTGACTGTCGGCATGGGATTATGATCCTGCATCTTCTAGCTACACTCATGTTTGTGCCTTCACTTATTGCTTGGATACAG AGAATCGGAGTGGGTCAGAGATTTCCGTGGTTTGTTGATTCTGCCCTTTGTGTTGGTGTTATTCTGCATGGACTTTTGGGATCACAGCCAACTGCCAGCTTTATATCTTTTAAGTTACCCGGAAGGAGAGGGCGCGAAGTTGGAATGAGCTTTCTGTACCTCATAGGTGGCTTTTATTCCTTTATTAGCTCCATGGCATTGGCACCTTACAGAGCGCTGTATGCGATGGCCATCATTGGTTTCATCTGTTTTGCTTCCAGAATTCTTGAGACTAGAGGTAAGGTGAGAGGTGATACTAGCTCTAGAAAAAGGCACTGGCATAGACATTGA
- the LOC123120927 gene encoding uncharacterized protein isoform X1, protein MAGFGGNCRLGAVLFFSAWITLAALNRLVRPAPNGCQMTYMYPTYIPIHAPNNVSSDRYGLFLYHEGWKEIDFDERVRKLDGVPVLFIPGNGGSYKQVRSFAAESSRAYQNGPLEPSFYREPSSAFELEDSSLPSQYGRILDWFTVDLEGEHSAMDGRILEEHTEYVVYAIHRILDQYKESHLARSKDGVRSTGNLPSSVMLVGHSMGGFVARAALVHPGLRKSAVETILTLSSPHQYPPVALQPSLGHFFSHVNEEWRNGYKKGVSHTSSPKLSNVVVVSISGGIHDYQIRSRLAALDGIVPSTHGFMVGSSSVKNVWLSMEHQSILWCNQLAVQVAHTLLSMIDPVDRQPFLSSQKRVFVFAKMLQSVVPQSLSWMNHVSGSQSSNFLASDTREAGELQRNDTLFCPPSVLWTSDGLEKDLHIQSNLVTVLAMDGRRRWLDIKKLGSNGRGHFVFVTNLAPCSGVRIHLWPEKHRSSIENEVPASKRIVEVTSKMVHIPAGPAPKQVEPGSQTEQPPPSAFLLLSPEDMNGYNFMTISVASRQTISGRPPPAASMAVGQFFNPVEGTSALSVGRIVHSSYSPEEIFLKEDHPMALTLSFSVSLGLLPVLFSLRTTGCGIKNIGDQIEADKNNLCKLRCFPPVALAWDSVSGIHIIPNIYSETVVVDSSPATWDSHQGAEKTTVLVLADPHCSYKVSLRASLGAATSRFFLLYSSEILGFMIAITLFGLMRQSLAWECDSSVPSILSAIETNLKPKPLMFLCFTPILLFLAFLFFTTQQNPRFGTFLFVTVVCYIVANGFTILVTLSSKLILYVAAILHVFAKRRWQSWEDGAHSPLVRQFLAFSFSFQSLKIVQMIKNNTNIAVAFATITLVCFVHPAIGLGLLLLSHSFHAHSALCSFLGASFRNIAQKKDLYKSKMDNNPILQSKSKPDGLEQLLPMDDSPTAAKSFTDSQLEVFDCRHGIMILHLLATLMFVPSLIAWIQRIGVGQRFPWFVDSALCVGVILHGLLGSQPTASFISFKLPGRRGREVGMSFLYLIGGFYSFISSMALAPYRALYAMAIIGFICFASRILETRGKVRGDTSSRKRHWHRH, encoded by the exons ATGGCTGGATTCGGCGGCAACTGCAGGCTGGGGGCCGTGCTCTTCTTCTCCGCCTGGATCACGCTCGCGGCCCTCAACAGGCTGGTGCGCCCGGCGCCCAACGGGTGCCAGATGACCTACATGTACCCGACCTACATCCCCATCCACGCCCCCAACAACGTCTCCTCCGACAGATACGGCCTGTTCCTGTACCACGAGGGGTGGAAGGAGATCGACTTCGACGAGCGCGTCCGCAAGCTTGACGGCGTGCCCGTGCTTTTCATCCCTGGCAACGGCGGGAGCTACAAGCAG GTTCGCTCATTTGCTGCAGAATCTTCTCGAGCATATCAAAACGGTCCACTTGAGCCCTCCTTTTATCGGGAACCATCTAGTGCATTTGAACTGGAAGATTCTTCCCTTCCATCACAATATGGCCGTATTCTGGATTGGTTTACTGTTGATCTTGAAGGAGAACACTCTGCAATGGATGGTCGCATACTTGAGGAGCATACTGAATATGTTGTCTATGCCATCCATAGG ATCCTTGATCAATACAAAGAATCTCATTTAGCACGATCGAAGGATGGTGTTCGTTCTACTGGTAACTTGCCATCTAGTGTTATGCTAGTTGGACATTCAATGGGTGGTTTTGTGGCTCGAGCAGCTCTTGTCCACCCGGGCTTAAGGAAATCAGCTGTTGAAACTATACTGACGCTCTCCAGCCCACACCA GTATCCTCCTGTTGCTCTGCAGCCGTCCTTGGGTCATTTTTTCTCCCATGTCAATGAAGAATGGAGAAACGGATACAAGAAAGGAGTATCACATACAAGCAGTCCAAAACTCTCAAATGTAGTAGTTGTCTCTATATCAGGCGGCATCCATGATTATCAG ATTAGGTCAAGGTTGGCCGCATTGGATGGCATTGTACCTTCTACTCATGGGTTTATGGTAGGGAGCTCCAGTGTGAAGAATGTTTGGCTATCCATGGAACATCAATCCATCCTCTGGTGCAATCAATTAGCTGTACAG GTCGCGCACACTCTTCTTAGCATGATAGATCCTGTGGATCGGCAGCCATTTTTGAGTTCACAAAAAAGAGTCTTTGTGTTTGCGAAAATGCTCCAGAGTGTAGTTCCCCAGTCTTTGAGTTGGATGAATCATGTTTCAGGTTCTCAATCTTCAAATTTTCTTGCGAGTGATACCAGGGAAGCCGGTG AATTGCAGCGAAATGATACACTTTTTTGCCCACCATCTGTTCTATGGACAAGTGATGGCCTTGAAAAGGACCTGCATATCCAGTCAAATTTGGTTACTGTTTTAGCGATGGATGGCAGGAGAAGATGGTTAGATATTAAAAAGCTG GGTTCAAATGGAAGAGGACACTTTGTTTTTGTCACAAATCTTGCTCCATGTTCTGGAGTCAGGATTCACTTGTGGCCAGAAAAGCATCGTTCGTCCATTGAAAATGAAGTACCTGCTAGCAAAAGGATAGTTGAAGTTACCTCAAAGATGGTCCATATCCCAGCAGGACCTGCACCAAAACAG GTAGAACCCGGGAGCCAAACTGAGCAACCGCCTCCTTCTGCCTTTCTTTTGCTGAGTCCAGAAGATATGAATGGTTACAATTTCATGACTATATCGGTGGCTTCGCGGCAG ACGATTTCAGGCAGACCTCCCCCAGCGGCTTCGATGGCAGTGGGGCAGTTCTTTAATCCAGTGGAAGGAACAAGTGCACTTTCTGTTGGCAGGATTGTCCACTCTAGCTATTCACCTGAA GAAATATTTTTGAAGGAGGATCACCCAATGGCTTTAACCCTGTCGTTTTCGGTCAGCCTTGGTCTTCTACCAGTTTTGTTCTCACTGAGAACTACTGGATGtggaataaaaaatattggtgaccAAATCGAAGCTGATAAAAACA ACCTTTGTAAATTACGGTGCTTCCCACCTGTTGCACTGGCTTGGGATTCTGTATCAGGCATACACATTATTCCGAATATCTATTCTGAAACTGTAGTGGTTGATTCGTCACCTGCTACTTGGGATTCACACCAAGGGGCAGAGAAAACTACTGTGCTAGTCCTG GCTGACCCGCATTGCTCATACAAAGTCAGTCTTCGCGCTTCGCTTGGTGCTGCAACTAGCAGATTCTTTTTGTTGTACTCATCCGAG ATTCTTGGTTTCATGATTGCCATAACACTGTTTGGCCTGATGCGACAATCGTTAGCATGGGAATGTGACTCTTCTGTGCCATCTATTTTGTCAGCTATTGAGACTAATCTGAAGCCAAAGCCGTTGATGTTCCTTTGTTTCACGCCAATACTTCTTTTCCTTGCCTTCTTATTTTTCACTACACAGCAAAACCCTCGATTTGGAACCTTCTTGTTTGTTACTGTGGTCTGCTACATAGTTGCCAATGGTTTCACCATTTTGGTAACACTAAGTTCGAAATTGATTCTGTATGTGGCTGCCATTCTACATGTCTTCGCCAAAAGACG CTGGCAATCTTGGGAGGACGGTGCTCATTCTCCACTTGTTCGCCAGTTCCTCGCTTTCTCGTTCTCATTTCAGTCTCTCAAG ATTGTGCAGATGATCAAGAACAATACAAATATAGCCGTAGCATTTGCTACAATTACTCTTGTCTGCTTCGTTCATCCAGCAATTGGTCTTGGTCTGTTACTTCTTTCACATTCCTTCCATGCCCATTCAGCCCTCTGCAG TTTCTTAGGAGCTTCGTTTCGTAACATCGCTCAGAAAAAGGACCTGTATaaatccaagatggataataatCCTATTCTACAATCCAAAAGTAAACCAGATGGGCTCGAGCAACTTCTGCCAATGGATGACAGCCCAACAGCTGCTAAAAGCTTTACTGACAGCCAGCTAGAAGTGTTTGACTGTCGGCATGGGATTATGATCCTGCATCTTCTAGCTACACTCATGTTTGTGCCTTCACTTATTGCTTGGATACAG AGAATCGGAGTGGGTCAGAGATTTCCGTGGTTTGTTGATTCTGCCCTTTGTGTTGGTGTTATTCTGCATGGACTTTTGGGATCACAGCCAACTGCCAGCTTTATATCTTTTAAGTTACCCGGAAGGAGAGGGCGCGAAGTTGGAATGAGCTTTCTGTACCTCATAGGTGGCTTTTATTCCTTTATTAGCTCCATGGCATTGGCACCTTACAGAGCGCTGTATGCGATGGCCATCATTGGTTTCATCTGTTTTGCTTCCAGAATTCTTGAGACTAGAGGTAAGGTGAGAGGTGATACTAGCTCTAGAAAAAGGCACTGGCATAGACATTGA
- the LOC123120927 gene encoding uncharacterized protein isoform X3: protein MLVGHSMGGFVARAALVHPGLRKSAVETILTLSSPHQYPPVALQPSLGHFFSHVNEEWRNGYKKGVSHTSSPKLSNVVVVSISGGIHDYQIRSRLAALDGIVPSTHGFMVGSSSVKNVWLSMEHQSILWCNQLAVQVAHTLLSMIDPVDRQPFLSSQKRVFVFAKMLQSVVPQSLSWMNHVSGSQSSNFLASDTREAGELQRNDTLFCPPSVLWTSDGLEKDLHIQSNLVTVLAMDGRRRWLDIKKLGSNGRGHFVFVTNLAPCSGVRIHLWPEKHRSSIENEVPASKRIVEVTSKMVHIPAGPAPKQVEPGSQTEQPPPSAFLLLSPEDMNGYNFMTISVASRQTISGRPPPAASMAVGQFFNPVEGTSALSVGRIVHSSYSPEEIFLKEDHPMALTLSFSVSLGLLPVLFSLRTTGCGIKNIGDQIEADKNNLCKLRCFPPVALAWDSVSGIHIIPNIYSETVVVDSSPATWDSHQGAEKTTVLVLADPHCSYKVSLRASLGAATSRFFLLYSSEILGFMIAITLFGLMRQSLAWECDSSVPSILSAIETNLKPKPLMFLCFTPILLFLAFLFFTTQQNPRFGTFLFVTVVCYIVANGFTILVTLSSKLILYVAAILHVFAKRRWQSWEDGAHSPLVRQFLAFSFSFQSLKIVQMIKNNTNIAVAFATITLVCFVHPAIGLGLLLLSHSFHAHSALCSFLGASFRNIAQKKDLYKSKMDNNPILQSKSKPDGLEQLLPMDDSPTAAKSFTDSQLEVFDCRHGIMILHLLATLMFVPSLIAWIQRIGVGQRFPWFVDSALCVGVILHGLLGSQPTASFISFKLPGRRGREVGMSFLYLIGGFYSFISSMALAPYRALYAMAIIGFICFASRILETRGKVRGDTSSRKRHWHRH from the exons ATGCTAGTTGGACATTCAATGGGTGGTTTTGTGGCTCGAGCAGCTCTTGTCCACCCGGGCTTAAGGAAATCAGCTGTTGAAACTATACTGACGCTCTCCAGCCCACACCA GTATCCTCCTGTTGCTCTGCAGCCGTCCTTGGGTCATTTTTTCTCCCATGTCAATGAAGAATGGAGAAACGGATACAAGAAAGGAGTATCACATACAAGCAGTCCAAAACTCTCAAATGTAGTAGTTGTCTCTATATCAGGCGGCATCCATGATTATCAG ATTAGGTCAAGGTTGGCCGCATTGGATGGCATTGTACCTTCTACTCATGGGTTTATGGTAGGGAGCTCCAGTGTGAAGAATGTTTGGCTATCCATGGAACATCAATCCATCCTCTGGTGCAATCAATTAGCTGTACAG GTCGCGCACACTCTTCTTAGCATGATAGATCCTGTGGATCGGCAGCCATTTTTGAGTTCACAAAAAAGAGTCTTTGTGTTTGCGAAAATGCTCCAGAGTGTAGTTCCCCAGTCTTTGAGTTGGATGAATCATGTTTCAGGTTCTCAATCTTCAAATTTTCTTGCGAGTGATACCAGGGAAGCCGGTG AATTGCAGCGAAATGATACACTTTTTTGCCCACCATCTGTTCTATGGACAAGTGATGGCCTTGAAAAGGACCTGCATATCCAGTCAAATTTGGTTACTGTTTTAGCGATGGATGGCAGGAGAAGATGGTTAGATATTAAAAAGCTG GGTTCAAATGGAAGAGGACACTTTGTTTTTGTCACAAATCTTGCTCCATGTTCTGGAGTCAGGATTCACTTGTGGCCAGAAAAGCATCGTTCGTCCATTGAAAATGAAGTACCTGCTAGCAAAAGGATAGTTGAAGTTACCTCAAAGATGGTCCATATCCCAGCAGGACCTGCACCAAAACAG GTAGAACCCGGGAGCCAAACTGAGCAACCGCCTCCTTCTGCCTTTCTTTTGCTGAGTCCAGAAGATATGAATGGTTACAATTTCATGACTATATCGGTGGCTTCGCGGCAG ACGATTTCAGGCAGACCTCCCCCAGCGGCTTCGATGGCAGTGGGGCAGTTCTTTAATCCAGTGGAAGGAACAAGTGCACTTTCTGTTGGCAGGATTGTCCACTCTAGCTATTCACCTGAA GAAATATTTTTGAAGGAGGATCACCCAATGGCTTTAACCCTGTCGTTTTCGGTCAGCCTTGGTCTTCTACCAGTTTTGTTCTCACTGAGAACTACTGGATGtggaataaaaaatattggtgaccAAATCGAAGCTGATAAAAACA ACCTTTGTAAATTACGGTGCTTCCCACCTGTTGCACTGGCTTGGGATTCTGTATCAGGCATACACATTATTCCGAATATCTATTCTGAAACTGTAGTGGTTGATTCGTCACCTGCTACTTGGGATTCACACCAAGGGGCAGAGAAAACTACTGTGCTAGTCCTG GCTGACCCGCATTGCTCATACAAAGTCAGTCTTCGCGCTTCGCTTGGTGCTGCAACTAGCAGATTCTTTTTGTTGTACTCATCCGAG ATTCTTGGTTTCATGATTGCCATAACACTGTTTGGCCTGATGCGACAATCGTTAGCATGGGAATGTGACTCTTCTGTGCCATCTATTTTGTCAGCTATTGAGACTAATCTGAAGCCAAAGCCGTTGATGTTCCTTTGTTTCACGCCAATACTTCTTTTCCTTGCCTTCTTATTTTTCACTACACAGCAAAACCCTCGATTTGGAACCTTCTTGTTTGTTACTGTGGTCTGCTACATAGTTGCCAATGGTTTCACCATTTTGGTAACACTAAGTTCGAAATTGATTCTGTATGTGGCTGCCATTCTACATGTCTTCGCCAAAAGACG CTGGCAATCTTGGGAGGACGGTGCTCATTCTCCACTTGTTCGCCAGTTCCTCGCTTTCTCGTTCTCATTTCAGTCTCTCAAG ATTGTGCAGATGATCAAGAACAATACAAATATAGCCGTAGCATTTGCTACAATTACTCTTGTCTGCTTCGTTCATCCAGCAATTGGTCTTGGTCTGTTACTTCTTTCACATTCCTTCCATGCCCATTCAGCCCTCTGCAG TTTCTTAGGAGCTTCGTTTCGTAACATCGCTCAGAAAAAGGACCTGTATaaatccaagatggataataatCCTATTCTACAATCCAAAAGTAAACCAGATGGGCTCGAGCAACTTCTGCCAATGGATGACAGCCCAACAGCTGCTAAAAGCTTTACTGACAGCCAGCTAGAAGTGTTTGACTGTCGGCATGGGATTATGATCCTGCATCTTCTAGCTACACTCATGTTTGTGCCTTCACTTATTGCTTGGATACAG AGAATCGGAGTGGGTCAGAGATTTCCGTGGTTTGTTGATTCTGCCCTTTGTGTTGGTGTTATTCTGCATGGACTTTTGGGATCACAGCCAACTGCCAGCTTTATATCTTTTAAGTTACCCGGAAGGAGAGGGCGCGAAGTTGGAATGAGCTTTCTGTACCTCATAGGTGGCTTTTATTCCTTTATTAGCTCCATGGCATTGGCACCTTACAGAGCGCTGTATGCGATGGCCATCATTGGTTTCATCTGTTTTGCTTCCAGAATTCTTGAGACTAGAGGTAAGGTGAGAGGTGATACTAGCTCTAGAAAAAGGCACTGGCATAGACATTGA